The DNA window GCGATTTGGAGAAGGTCCAGTGCTGGAATGGAGGGGCATGTCCGAGGAACGATTGCCGACCACCGCCGAGGTGGTCGAGTCCTGGAGCGTTCCCGCCGGGGCCATCGAGGCCGGCCGTATCCGCGCCAATATCCTGACCGCGATCGATCGCGGCTATGACGATCCGCAACTCGTCGCCGATCTCGCGGTGGGGCCGCTGGTAATGGCACTCGGTCAGCTCGAGATCGGCTTGGCCGATGCGAAGCGCCGGATCGATGAGCTCGAGCGGGCGCTGGAGCAGCGGTCCGATGGTTAGCCGGATCCGGTTGGGCGACTTCGGTTCGATAACACTTGTCGCGCCGCCGATATCGTGTCGTGACCTTTCGGGCGTGTCGCAATTCGGGCCGCTCGTCCAGCGGTTTTCTGATCATCCGCGAACATGCTGGTCTGTGGGCTGGACAACACCGCGTCCGGGTCGTAATCTCTTCGTGACTTAGTGGAGTCTGTCGGTTCGTCAGAGAAGCGGCGCCACTGAGTCACCGTCAAACGGCTGTCGGGGCCAACAGATCTCGACAGTCGTGACCGGGACCCAGAGATTCAACTGGGAGTTGGGCCGTTCTGCCGGTCTCAACCGACAGCTGACCCGGTCGACGGAAGAGCAGAAAGATCGGAGACTCGGCTCGGTGGGTAAACACAGCTTGCAACGGGAATCGCGGATACCGAATTCCGTTAAGGGTGCTCTCGTCATGGGCGCAGTGGCCGCAACTGGTGCGATGCCCGCGATCCCGGCGATGGCAACTACCATCAACGTCCCAGGCATCGGCGATTTCGACATTCCACAGGAACTCGATCAGCCGATCCAGCAGATGAACCAGCAGGTCCAGCAGGCGCTCGCCGCGATGCCCGCACCGGCGCCCGCGCCGCAGTTTGCGATGCCGCAGCTCCCCGCCTTGTTCGATCCGGGCGCCCAGGACATGTTCAGCCACAACACCGCCAGTGATGTCGCACTGGACGCCGCCAAGTCCAAGGTCGGCGCCATGTACTCCTGGGGTGCCTCGGGTCCGTACAACTTCGACTGCTCGGGTCTGGTCCAGTGGGCCTACAAGCAGGCCGGAATCGAACTGCCGCGCACCAGCTTCGAACAGTCGCACGTCGGCGCGCCGGTCGCCTTCCATGACCTGCAGCCCGGCGATATCGTCGTGACCAACGGCGGCGGCCACGTCGGCCTGTACGCGGGCGACGGCAAGCTGCTCAATGCGGTCCAGTCCGGCCAGCCGGTGTCCTACACCTCGCTGCGCCCCGACATGGTTGTTACGGCACGCCGTATGGTCTAAGGGTGGCACCCGCCCAACCGAGTACCAAGAACGCCGCCCCGACACAAGCCCGTGTGGACTCGTGGACGTGGGCGGTGCGTCTTTTCAAGACCAGGTCCGCGGCCGCGGAAGCCTGCCGCGGCGGGCATGTTCGGGTGAACGGTGTTACGGCCAAACCGGCTCAGCCGGTTCGTCCGGGTGATGAGGTCCGGATCCGCGCCGGTGGTGTCGAGCGCATCGTCATCGTGGAGCGGCTGGTCACCAAGCGCGTCGGCCCACCGATCGCCGCAACGTGTTTGATCGATCGCAGTCCACCGCCGCCGCCCCGCGAGATTCTCGCGACCATGCCGCGACGCGATCGCGGCTCCGGTCGGCCGACCAAGCGGGAACGGCGCGAGACCGACCGCCTGCTCGGGCGGCCAGAGGACTGAGCCCACGCCCCTTCCGCGCCGTCCCAGATCGTTTTCGTGCCCTCCGCGCCCCTTGTGGAAGCCATAAAGGGCCGATAGAGGGCGCGGGATTTGAGGGCTGGGCTGTGCTCGGTGAGTTGCTCATGTGCTCGCGAAACTGAATGTGACTTGGGAGAGTTGGCAGGTCAGTGTTCGGTGGTGTGTGGGGCGCGGGTTGCTATTCGGCTTGCTGCTAGTGCTGCTGTGGCGATGGTGCACAGTGCACCCAGCATCATGGCCGACGCCTCCCCCGGCACCAGGACATGTAGTTGCGAGCCGACCGTGACGGCGGCGACCGGTACGCCGACCTGTGCTGCCGCGAGCGCGCCGAAGGCGATCGGCTGTCCCGCGACCCGAGTCGCCAGGTGCACC is part of the Nocardia sp. NBC_00565 genome and encodes:
- a CDS encoding C40 family peptidase; translated protein: MGAVAATGAMPAIPAMATTINVPGIGDFDIPQELDQPIQQMNQQVQQALAAMPAPAPAPQFAMPQLPALFDPGAQDMFSHNTASDVALDAAKSKVGAMYSWGASGPYNFDCSGLVQWAYKQAGIELPRTSFEQSHVGAPVAFHDLQPGDIVVTNGGGHVGLYAGDGKLLNAVQSGQPVSYTSLRPDMVVTARRMV
- a CDS encoding RNA-binding S4 domain-containing protein, whose product is MAPAQPSTKNAAPTQARVDSWTWAVRLFKTRSAAAEACRGGHVRVNGVTAKPAQPVRPGDEVRIRAGGVERIVIVERLVTKRVGPPIAATCLIDRSPPPPPREILATMPRRDRGSGRPTKRERRETDRLLGRPED